A genomic stretch from Acidobacteriota bacterium includes:
- the mreD gene encoding rod shape-determining protein MreD → MSTRAFLIGLVTVLVVHLAGVQLSPYFGRAIDLFIVLTMLNALDGRTGPGMLGGFICGLCFDAFSGQPFGLYGFANTLAGYLTAVVVHRLITRHPLGLLAVMAVASTVQQASLVLLAWMAIPNPDLPQLPWLALRVATSSLLGLLFYLTGRRFQRLREQRRLTRRSPIKLG, encoded by the coding sequence GTGAGCACCCGGGCGTTTCTCATCGGCCTTGTGACGGTGTTGGTCGTACATCTCGCCGGGGTCCAGTTGAGCCCCTATTTCGGCCGGGCCATCGATCTCTTCATCGTCCTCACCATGCTCAACGCCCTCGACGGGCGCACTGGGCCGGGGATGCTGGGAGGATTCATCTGCGGCCTCTGCTTCGATGCCTTCAGTGGCCAGCCCTTCGGCCTCTACGGCTTCGCCAATACCCTCGCCGGCTATCTCACCGCCGTGGTGGTGCACCGCCTCATCACCCGGCACCCGCTGGGGTTGCTGGCGGTGATGGCGGTGGCCTCGACGGTGCAGCAGGCCTCCCTGGTGCTGCTCGCCTGGATGGCCATTCCCAATCCGGACCTGCCCCAGCTACCCTGGCTGGCGTTGCGGGTCGCCACCAGCTCGCTGTTGGGCCTGCTCTTCTATCTGACGGGTCGGAGATTCCAGCGCCTCCGGGAGCAGCGCCGCCTCACCCGTCGATCTCCCATCAAGCTGGGGTAG
- the mreC gene encoding rod shape-determining protein MreC translates to MNDRWTGWLLLFLLLGQALMVTLQAAGSGTSRLEAAALAVLAPVSRGVTHSVELTRQFGENLRQRSTLQVENDRLREENLQLHRQLQRLQELESQVRQLAEAVSYDPPQQGEYRVADVVYVDHTSWLRTLVLYAPQQGLTVDQAVLTSRGLVGRVVLVTGPYAKVQLITDRAASVGALVQRTRRQGMVRGTGDGELELAYLPQQSDVRLGDRVVTSGTDGIFPRGLPIGTVASVETGTDLFHRIRLAPAVDFGTLDHAYVLERQAVPKRILEAQPGGAGEATPQEATP, encoded by the coding sequence GTGAACGACCGCTGGACCGGGTGGCTGCTTCTCTTCTTGCTGCTGGGTCAGGCCCTGATGGTGACCCTTCAGGCCGCCGGCTCCGGCACCAGCCGCCTAGAGGCCGCTGCTCTGGCGGTGCTCGCCCCGGTCTCCCGGGGCGTCACCCACAGCGTCGAGCTCACCCGTCAATTCGGCGAGAACCTGCGCCAGCGCAGCACCCTGCAGGTGGAGAACGATCGCCTGCGGGAGGAGAATCTGCAATTGCATCGCCAGCTGCAACGCCTCCAGGAGCTGGAGAGTCAGGTGCGCCAGCTGGCGGAAGCGGTGAGCTATGACCCTCCCCAACAGGGCGAGTATCGGGTGGCGGACGTGGTCTACGTCGACCATACCTCGTGGCTGCGCACCCTGGTGCTCTACGCACCGCAGCAGGGCCTCACCGTCGACCAGGCGGTGCTCACGTCCCGCGGGCTGGTGGGGCGAGTGGTGCTGGTCACCGGCCCCTACGCCAAGGTCCAGCTGATCACCGACCGCGCCGCCAGCGTCGGAGCGCTGGTGCAGCGGACCCGGCGCCAGGGCATGGTGCGGGGTACCGGCGACGGCGAGCTGGAGCTAGCCTATCTGCCGCAGCAAAGCGACGTCCGCCTGGGGGACCGGGTGGTCACCTCGGGCACCGACGGCATCTTCCCTCGCGGCCTGCCCATCGGCACCGTCGCCTCGGTGGAGACCGGCACCGATCTTTTCCACCGCATCCGGCTGGCACCGGCGGTGGACTTCGGAACCCTCGACCACGCCTACGTGCTGGAACGCCAGGCGGTGCCGAAACGCATTCTGGAGGCCCAGCCCGGCGGCGCCGGCGAGGCCACGCCCCAGGAGGCCACACCGTGA
- a CDS encoding peptidyl-prolyl cis-trans isomerase, whose translation MLKLFRDNLKSLSIVLWFVIAVFVLLVFAEVGVFTPSAVGGPNAPAATADEGISVTFAEYERAYRPLESSYRQRFGDQFTPQLADQIKLQAVNQALDFKILLLEARKLGLQVSDEELRETVLGYFQDENGNFVGEELYRRALRSNGFATPADFEEFVREDLLRQKLVDVMRSSVFVSSEEIEDLFRTRTEQAKVRYLRVRDSQFADQVEISQSDLENYYQEHTAELQLPEQRSVNYLLVDKVQLRDQIEIPQEEIQAYYDDNRDSFSTEEQVRARHILVRTEDRSAEEARALLEDARRRIEGGEDFGAVAREVSEDPGSRDNGGDLRFFARGRMVPEFEEAAFSAEPNQLVGPIQSPFGFHLLEVTDRREGGLRPLEEVLPQIRTRLLADRLDTVAEERAGELVARLKDIEAPTVDALREVADELDYVTLNNAAAFGRQGLIPGVGRSAEFSDAAFSLEPGVLSDPVQVPRGWAVMMVEEIQEPRMPELAEVENQIRQELRLERQHELATERIEAAKSSLAAGESFETVASELGVETRESELFNASGTLPDLGPAGSKVIGEALQMDEGAVGGPVDVPQGVALYVVTERVRMDPSELEGQREQLREQLENEKFRRLLTATLAQRHRDLNVEYTKSFLDRVEVEPQGI comes from the coding sequence ATGCTCAAATTATTTCGCGACAACCTGAAGTCGCTCAGCATCGTTCTTTGGTTCGTCATCGCCGTCTTCGTGCTGCTGGTCTTCGCCGAGGTCGGCGTCTTCACCCCCAGCGCCGTCGGTGGCCCCAACGCCCCCGCTGCCACCGCGGATGAAGGCATCTCGGTGACCTTCGCGGAGTATGAGCGGGCCTACCGGCCTTTGGAGAGCTCCTACCGCCAGCGTTTCGGAGACCAGTTCACTCCGCAGCTGGCGGATCAGATCAAACTGCAGGCGGTCAATCAGGCCCTCGATTTCAAGATTCTGCTGCTCGAGGCGCGCAAGCTCGGTCTCCAGGTTTCCGACGAGGAGCTGCGGGAGACGGTGCTCGGCTACTTCCAGGACGAGAACGGGAACTTCGTCGGCGAAGAGCTCTATCGCCGGGCCCTGCGCAGCAACGGCTTCGCGACCCCGGCAGACTTCGAAGAGTTCGTTCGCGAGGATCTGCTGCGCCAAAAGCTCGTGGACGTGATGCGCAGCTCGGTCTTCGTCAGCTCCGAAGAGATCGAGGATCTCTTCCGCACCCGCACCGAGCAGGCCAAGGTGCGCTACCTGCGGGTGCGGGACAGCCAGTTCGCGGACCAGGTGGAGATCAGCCAGAGCGATCTGGAGAACTACTACCAGGAGCACACGGCGGAGCTCCAGCTGCCGGAGCAGCGCTCGGTCAACTACCTGCTGGTGGACAAGGTCCAGCTGCGGGATCAGATCGAGATTCCCCAGGAAGAGATCCAGGCCTACTACGACGACAACCGCGACTCGTTCTCCACGGAGGAGCAAGTGCGGGCACGGCACATCCTGGTGCGCACCGAGGATCGCTCCGCCGAGGAGGCCCGGGCGCTGCTCGAGGACGCCCGCCGCCGCATCGAGGGGGGCGAGGACTTCGGGGCCGTGGCGCGGGAGGTCTCTGAAGATCCCGGCTCCCGGGACAACGGCGGTGATTTGCGCTTCTTCGCTCGTGGCCGCATGGTGCCGGAGTTCGAGGAGGCGGCCTTCAGTGCCGAGCCCAACCAGCTGGTGGGCCCCATCCAATCCCCCTTCGGTTTTCACCTGCTGGAGGTGACCGACCGTCGCGAGGGGGGGCTGCGGCCTTTGGAAGAAGTCCTGCCCCAAATTCGCACCCGCCTGCTGGCGGACCGCCTCGACACCGTGGCCGAGGAGCGCGCCGGTGAGCTGGTGGCGCGCCTCAAGGACATCGAGGCCCCCACCGTCGACGCCCTGCGGGAAGTGGCCGACGAGCTCGACTACGTCACCCTCAACAACGCTGCCGCTTTCGGTCGTCAGGGCTTGATCCCCGGCGTCGGCCGCTCTGCCGAATTCTCGGACGCCGCCTTCAGCCTCGAGCCCGGAGTCCTCTCGGATCCGGTGCAGGTACCCCGCGGTTGGGCCGTGATGATGGTCGAGGAAATCCAGGAGCCCCGCATGCCGGAGCTGGCGGAGGTCGAGAATCAGATTCGCCAGGAGCTGCGTCTGGAGCGCCAGCACGAGTTGGCCACCGAGCGCATCGAGGCGGCCAAGAGCTCTCTGGCGGCCGGGGAGAGCTTCGAAACCGTGGCCAGCGAGCTGGGAGTGGAAACTCGCGAGAGCGAGCTGTTCAACGCTTCCGGCACTCTGCCGGATCTGGGGCCCGCCGGCTCGAAGGTAATCGGCGAGGCCTTGCAGATGGACGAAGGGGCGGTCGGCGGTCCGGTGGACGTGCCGCAGGGCGTCGCCCTCTATGTGGTGACGGAGCGGGTCCGGATGGATCCGTCGGAGCTCGAGGGGCAGCGCGAACAGCTGCGCGAGCAGCTGGAGAACGAGAAGTTCCGGCGTTTGCTCACCGCGACCCTGGCCCAGCGCCACCGGGATCTGAACGTCGAGTACACCAAGTCCTTCCTCGACCGGGTCGAGGTGGAACCCCAGGGAATCTGA
- a CDS encoding rod shape-determining protein, translating to MPLAGILRYFSKDLAIDLGTANTLVFTQNHGIVVREPSVVVINKLTNKIEAVGSEAKEMLGRTPGNIESIRPMKDGVIADFAVTERMLEYFIKKAHGKRMGMITRTRIVIGVPSEITQVEKRAVKDSAQRAGASEVFLVEQAMMAAIGAGLPITEPSGNMIVDIGGGTTDVAVISLAGTVYSRSVRVAGNEMDQAVIQHLKRKYNLLIGERTAEQIKWELGSAYPLKEELRMEIKGRDLVEGVPKTLTITDHEIREALAEPVSTIVEAVRQALERTPPELSADIMDKGIVLSGGGALLKGLDERLRDATGLPVVQAEDPLASVVLGTGKMLEDMELLRKVSIQ from the coding sequence ATGCCGCTGGCTGGAATACTCCGCTATTTTTCGAAGGATCTCGCTATCGACCTGGGGACCGCCAATACCCTGGTGTTCACGCAGAACCACGGCATCGTGGTGCGCGAACCGTCGGTGGTGGTGATCAACAAACTCACCAACAAGATCGAAGCCGTCGGCAGCGAGGCCAAGGAAATGCTCGGCCGCACTCCCGGCAACATCGAATCCATCCGCCCCATGAAGGACGGTGTCATCGCCGACTTCGCGGTCACCGAACGCATGCTGGAGTACTTCATCAAGAAGGCCCACGGCAAGCGCATGGGCATGATCACTCGCACCCGCATCGTCATCGGCGTGCCGTCGGAGATCACCCAGGTGGAAAAACGGGCGGTGAAGGACTCGGCCCAGCGCGCTGGCGCCTCCGAAGTCTTCCTGGTGGAGCAGGCCATGATGGCCGCCATCGGCGCCGGCCTGCCCATCACCGAGCCCTCCGGCAACATGATCGTGGACATCGGCGGCGGCACCACCGACGTGGCGGTGATTTCCCTGGCGGGAACGGTCTACAGCCGCTCGGTGCGGGTGGCCGGCAACGAGATGGATCAGGCGGTGATCCAGCACTTGAAGCGCAAGTACAACCTGCTCATCGGCGAGCGCACGGCGGAGCAGATCAAGTGGGAGCTAGGCTCCGCCTATCCGCTGAAGGAAGAGCTGCGCATGGAGATCAAGGGTCGGGATCTGGTGGAAGGGGTGCCCAAGACTCTGACCATCACCGATCACGAGATCCGCGAGGCGCTGGCGGAGCCGGTCTCTACCATCGTCGAGGCTGTGCGCCAGGCCCTGGAGCGGACACCGCCGGAGCTGTCCGCGGACATCATGGACAAGGGCATCGTACTCTCCGGCGGCGGCGCGTTGCTCAAGGGCTTGGACGAGCGCTTGCGGGATGCCACGGGCCTACCGGTGGTGCAGGCGGAGGATCCTCTGGCCTCCGTGGTCCTGGGCACCGGCAAGATGCTCGAGGACATGGAACTGCTGCGCAAGGTCTCCATTCAGTAG